The following proteins are co-located in the Streptomyces bottropensis ATCC 25435 genome:
- a CDS encoding ABC transporter ATP-binding protein codes for MTRYADGTSRVAPGSLAEITGLRIEVGGRAIVDGVDLRVLPGRITALVGASGSGKTTTGLALLGEYPAGARVTGEVRLATAGPVGYVPQHPAAVLNPARRISALLTDIARAQVRRLPRRARRAAARERVLRALADAQLPDGDVLLRRFPHQLSGGQQQRVVLAQALLLGARVVVADEPTTGQDTLTKRLVVEQLAAVAARGIAVVLLSHDLDVVRALADEVHVMRAGRVVESGPTERVWAAPRHEWTRQLLSVGAWFPETGPVPRAGGSTAPGAGSRAPNARTAAAPVLRVRDLTARHRDGSRGTTATVHVDELALYPGESLAVVGRSGSGKTTLARCLAGLHRDLDGEILLDGTPLPRSLRDRDRAQLAAVQYVFQDARAAFDEHRPVLPQIARTAVRLRAVDAGAAETRALTTTAGLGLPPELVRRRPAQLSGGELQRAALARALLARPRVLICDEITSGLDAVTRRDILDVLMGLLGDGEDAGPALVLITHDLDTAAVAHRIAVMDAGHMVEQGPARQLLTTPRHAFTARLVTAARWSAGAAR; via the coding sequence GTGACGCGGTACGCCGACGGAACCAGCCGGGTCGCCCCGGGCTCCCTCGCCGAGATCACCGGCCTACGGATCGAGGTGGGCGGCCGGGCCATCGTCGACGGGGTGGATCTGCGGGTGCTGCCCGGCCGGATCACCGCGCTGGTGGGCGCCTCGGGCAGCGGGAAGACGACCACCGGACTGGCGCTGCTCGGCGAGTACCCGGCCGGCGCGCGCGTCACCGGGGAGGTCCGCCTGGCGACCGCCGGCCCGGTCGGATACGTGCCCCAGCATCCGGCGGCCGTGCTCAACCCCGCCCGCCGCATCAGCGCCCTGCTCACCGACATCGCCCGGGCCCAGGTGCGCCGACTTCCCCGGCGCGCCCGTAGGGCAGCCGCCCGGGAGCGCGTCCTGCGCGCCCTGGCGGATGCGCAACTCCCCGACGGGGACGTCCTGTTGCGCCGCTTCCCGCACCAGCTCTCCGGCGGCCAGCAGCAACGCGTCGTCCTCGCCCAGGCCCTCCTGCTCGGGGCCCGGGTCGTCGTCGCCGACGAACCGACCACCGGCCAGGACACGTTGACCAAGCGCCTGGTCGTCGAACAGCTGGCGGCGGTCGCGGCCCGCGGTATCGCGGTCGTCCTGCTGAGCCATGACCTCGACGTCGTACGCGCGCTGGCCGACGAGGTCCACGTCATGCGTGCGGGACGGGTCGTGGAGTCGGGTCCCACCGAGCGGGTGTGGGCGGCGCCCCGGCACGAGTGGACCCGGCAACTGCTGTCCGTGGGAGCGTGGTTCCCGGAAACGGGGCCGGTGCCCCGGGCGGGGGGAAGCACGGCCCCGGGGGCGGGCTCCCGCGCCCCGAACGCCCGGACGGCCGCCGCGCCCGTGCTGCGGGTCCGCGATCTCACCGCCCGCCACCGCGACGGCTCGCGAGGCACGACGGCGACCGTGCACGTCGACGAACTCGCCTTGTACCCAGGTGAGTCGCTGGCCGTCGTGGGCCGGTCGGGCAGCGGCAAGACCACGCTCGCCCGCTGTCTCGCCGGTCTCCACCGGGACCTCGACGGCGAGATCCTCCTCGACGGCACCCCGCTGCCGCGCAGCCTGCGCGATCGCGACCGGGCACAGCTGGCGGCGGTGCAGTACGTCTTCCAGGACGCCCGCGCCGCCTTCGACGAGCACCGGCCGGTACTGCCCCAGATCGCCCGCACGGCGGTCCGGCTGCGCGCGGTGGACGCCGGGGCCGCCGAGACGCGGGCGCTGACGACCACGGCAGGTCTCGGTCTGCCACCGGAGCTGGTGCGCCGTCGCCCCGCCCAGCTCTCGGGCGGCGAACTCCAGCGAGCGGCCCTGGCCCGCGCCCTCCTCGCCCGTCCTCGCGTCCTGATCTGCGACGAGATCACCTCGGGTCTGGACGCCGTCACCCGGCGCGACATCCTCGACGTCCTCATGGGCCTGCTCGGCGACGGTGAGGATGCCGGCCCGGCTCTCGTCCTGATCACCCACGACCTGGACACCGCCGCCGTCGCCCACCGCATCGCGGTCATGGACGCCGGACACATGGTCGAACAGGGCCCCGCCCGACAGCTCCTCACCACCCCGCGACACGCCTTCACGGCCCGACTGGTAACCGCGGCACGATGGTCGGCCGGGGCCGCGCGCTGA
- a CDS encoding ABC transporter permease, with protein sequence MTPGTNPGVGVVPRARRRTGRFALGVAVIAVPLVLALLGPVFAGEPGARATSFTLGGGHWLGTDFVGRDVWRQVLHGGRPVVLTALGAGALAYLVALPVGLLAALTHRRRLEELLMRPLDVLIAVPSLLLILLVASVLTPGAVGLALLVALVNVPDAARLVRAAATEAAARPVVEALRLQGETWWRTAVGYVGRSILRTLGADAGTRLTGVLYLVATAAFLGVGVAPDAADWAVMVDRNRTGLFVQPWAVVVPALLIVALTTGTNLLVDAALEKPDGRAGRRERARVPAPVRVRKERRS encoded by the coding sequence ATGACGCCCGGCACGAACCCCGGCGTGGGCGTCGTCCCCCGCGCCCGGCGGCGTACGGGCCGGTTCGCGCTCGGCGTCGCGGTCATCGCCGTCCCTCTCGTGCTCGCCCTCCTGGGTCCGGTGTTCGCGGGCGAGCCGGGGGCACGGGCCACGTCCTTCACGCTCGGGGGCGGACACTGGCTCGGCACGGACTTCGTGGGCCGGGACGTGTGGCGGCAGGTGCTGCACGGAGGCCGGCCGGTCGTGCTGACCGCGCTCGGCGCCGGAGCGCTCGCCTATCTCGTCGCCCTGCCGGTCGGTCTGCTCGCGGCGCTGACGCACCGCCGCCGGCTGGAGGAGCTGCTCATGCGGCCCCTGGACGTCCTGATCGCCGTCCCGTCGCTGCTGCTGATCCTGCTGGTCGCGTCCGTGCTCACCCCCGGAGCCGTCGGCCTCGCGCTTCTCGTCGCGCTGGTCAACGTGCCGGACGCCGCCCGCCTCGTGCGCGCCGCCGCCACCGAGGCCGCCGCCCGGCCGGTCGTCGAGGCGCTCCGTCTCCAGGGCGAGACCTGGTGGCGTACCGCCGTCGGCTATGTGGGCCGCAGCATCCTGCGCACCCTCGGAGCCGACGCCGGCACCCGGCTCACCGGTGTCCTGTACCTGGTCGCCACGGCCGCGTTCCTCGGTGTCGGGGTGGCCCCGGACGCCGCCGACTGGGCGGTCATGGTCGACCGCAACCGTACGGGTCTGTTCGTGCAGCCGTGGGCCGTGGTCGTCCCCGCCCTGCTGATCGTCGCGCTGACCACGGGCACGAACCTCCTCGTCGACGCGGCGCTGGAGAAGCCGGACGGGCGCGCCGGACGCCGTGAGCGCGCCCGGGTTCCGGCACCGGTTCGCGTACGGAAGGAACGACGGTCGTGA
- a CDS encoding ABC transporter permease has translation MARRLLLGAAQTVAVVLLVFTLTEALPGDAAVALAGDQPDPERIAAIREAMHLDRPVHERLADWAFGLSHGDFGTSLTSGRPVGRYIADGFGPTLLLAALTVALLVPIGFGLGVLAARHEGGPVDRVVSSVTLAVYAVPEFALGVLLVTVFALRLGWLPPTAVGYGTDLLDHPAALVLPVLVLLSRPVCSLARLVRAGMVDALASPFVAHARRCGVPGARVRYAHALPHALAPAAQQLARTVDWLLCGVIVVEALFVIPGLGTVLLNAVAERDVPVVQGLAVVFGVLTVVLNLGADVVARRLAPRAGVAA, from the coding sequence GTGGCCCGGCGCCTCCTGCTCGGCGCAGCTCAGACCGTGGCCGTCGTGCTGCTGGTCTTCACGCTCACCGAGGCGTTGCCGGGCGACGCCGCGGTCGCCCTGGCCGGCGACCAGCCCGACCCGGAGCGCATCGCGGCCATCCGCGAGGCGATGCACCTGGACCGGCCGGTGCACGAGCGGCTGGCCGACTGGGCGTTCGGCCTGTCGCACGGTGACTTCGGTACCTCCCTCACCTCCGGCCGCCCGGTCGGCCGGTACATCGCCGACGGCTTCGGCCCGACCCTGCTGCTCGCCGCGCTCACCGTGGCCCTGCTCGTGCCGATCGGCTTCGGGCTGGGCGTGCTGGCCGCCCGGCACGAGGGCGGGCCCGTCGACCGGGTGGTCAGCTCCGTGACGCTCGCCGTGTACGCGGTCCCCGAGTTCGCCCTCGGGGTGCTGCTGGTGACGGTCTTCGCCCTGCGGCTGGGCTGGCTGCCGCCGACCGCCGTCGGCTACGGCACCGACCTGCTCGACCACCCGGCCGCGCTCGTCCTGCCCGTCCTCGTGCTGCTCTCCCGGCCGGTCTGCTCCCTCGCCCGCCTGGTCCGCGCCGGCATGGTCGACGCCCTCGCCTCCCCGTTCGTCGCCCACGCCCGCCGCTGCGGCGTCCCGGGCGCCCGCGTCCGCTACGCCCACGCCCTCCCCCACGCCCTCGCCCCCGCGGCCCAGCAACTCGCCCGCACGGTGGACTGGCTGCTGTGCGGTGTCATCGTCGTGGAGGCCCTCTTCGTGATCCCCGGACTCGGCACCGTCCTCCTGAACGCCGTCGCCGAACGCGATGTCCCCGTCGTCCAGGGCCTCGCGGTGGTCTTCGGCGTCCTGACCGTCGTGCTCAACCTGGGCGCGGACGTGGTCGCCCGTCGGCTGGCCCCCCGGGCGGGGGTGGCGGCATGA
- a CDS encoding ABC transporter substrate-binding protein, which yields MHDEPFPGLRRRGFLAATGAATGAVALGALALTGCGADGGTDAGAGGGDGRPKRGGRLRAAFAGGGAGETLDPHLANLFADVARAKALFDKLADYGADLSARPRLAVRWESNKALDRWRVTLREATFHDGRPVTAKDVLFSYRRIADPEKAFRAKASLEPIDLDASRATGERAVEFVLKRPTAEFPNVLAAFGAYIVPENTADADFDRKPVGSGPFRFVSFAPGRSAVFRRHDGYWEGAPHLDELEFVVANEESARVNALLGGQVEYAHELNPATARAHEGKGQIEIVRLRNSAMQAFCMKTDRAPFDDKRVREAFFLIADRQELVDGALSGAGVVGNDLFGKGYEYYAAGLPQREQDLDRARALLQRAGAENLKVTLDTSAVAAGFTEAAGIFRDQAAKAGVTVDVRMGSKDSYWSDILDSGTLSCYRSGAMPIEAHISQRLLTDSTTNATHWRHKDFDALYRQAQSTRDRTERTALFERMQRRLYAEGGFLIWGFADWIIGTGRTVKGVETKAPANTLDWARFDRVWLA from the coding sequence ATGCACGACGAACCTTTCCCCGGCCTGCGCCGACGCGGCTTCCTCGCCGCCACAGGAGCCGCGACGGGTGCCGTCGCACTCGGCGCGCTCGCCCTGACGGGATGCGGCGCCGACGGCGGTACGGACGCCGGGGCGGGCGGCGGTGACGGCAGGCCGAAGCGCGGCGGGCGGCTGCGCGCCGCGTTCGCGGGCGGCGGCGCCGGTGAGACCCTCGACCCGCATTTGGCCAACCTCTTCGCCGATGTCGCCAGAGCCAAGGCCCTGTTCGACAAGCTCGCCGACTACGGCGCCGACCTGTCGGCGCGGCCGCGCCTCGCGGTGAGGTGGGAGTCGAACAAGGCCCTGGACCGCTGGCGGGTCACCCTGCGCGAGGCCACCTTCCACGACGGGCGGCCGGTCACCGCGAAGGACGTGCTGTTCAGCTACCGCCGTATCGCCGATCCCGAGAAGGCGTTCCGCGCGAAGGCGTCCCTGGAGCCCATCGACCTCGACGCGAGCCGGGCGACCGGTGAACGGGCCGTCGAGTTCGTGCTGAAGCGGCCGACCGCCGAATTCCCCAACGTGCTGGCGGCGTTCGGCGCGTACATCGTCCCCGAGAACACCGCCGACGCCGACTTCGACCGGAAGCCGGTCGGCTCCGGCCCCTTCCGCTTCGTGTCCTTCGCCCCCGGCCGCTCGGCCGTCTTCCGCCGCCACGACGGCTACTGGGAGGGTGCCCCGCACCTCGACGAACTCGAGTTCGTCGTCGCCAACGAGGAGTCGGCCCGGGTCAACGCGCTCCTGGGCGGCCAGGTCGAGTACGCCCACGAACTGAACCCCGCCACCGCCCGCGCCCACGAGGGCAAGGGACAGATCGAGATCGTCCGGCTGCGCAACAGCGCCATGCAGGCGTTCTGCATGAAGACCGACCGGGCACCGTTCGACGACAAGCGGGTGCGGGAGGCGTTCTTCCTGATCGCCGACCGTCAGGAACTCGTCGACGGCGCCCTGTCGGGCGCGGGCGTCGTCGGCAACGACCTGTTCGGCAAGGGCTACGAGTACTACGCCGCCGGCCTCCCGCAGCGCGAGCAGGACCTCGACCGGGCCCGCGCCCTGCTGCAGCGGGCCGGCGCCGAGAACCTGAAGGTCACCCTGGACACCTCGGCCGTGGCCGCCGGATTCACCGAGGCGGCCGGCATCTTCCGCGACCAGGCCGCGAAGGCGGGCGTCACCGTCGACGTCAGGATGGGCAGCAAGGACTCGTACTGGAGCGACATCCTCGACTCCGGCACCCTCTCCTGCTACCGCTCCGGCGCCATGCCCATCGAGGCGCACATCTCGCAGCGGCTGCTCACCGACTCCACCACCAACGCCACCCACTGGCGCCACAAGGACTTCGACGCGCTGTACCGGCAGGCGCAGTCCACCCGGGACAGGACGGAGCGAACGGCGCTCTTCGAGCGGATGCAGCGCCGGCTGTACGCGGAGGGCGGCTTCCTGATCTGGGGGTTCGCCGACTGGATCATCGGAACGGGCAGGACCGTCAAGGGGGTTGAGACCAAGGCCCCCGCCAACACCCTCGACTGGGCACGCTTCGACAGGGTGTGGCTGGCGTGA
- a CDS encoding class I SAM-dependent DNA methyltransferase — MTDGNLLTDHPELYEARFPDPGRLAGRWAEDCLRRHGAGPRVLDMGCGTGRDAAHLHHAGRTVTAADLSEAMLAHARARHPGPAYVRADLRGFDLGRAAFDAVVCLDSSLLYCHTADQLDGFLSSCRRALSAGGLLVAEMRNGAYFLGRTDLLDTPAVHAFTWQGTAYRSTTTLTVDRTAQLLRRTRLWTSDDGAPPAEQRSAWRLLFPQELRHVLTTHGFEVLELHDGPGPRTEPPWRDGRLPGSTADADRLHVVARLSATR; from the coding sequence ATGACGGACGGCAACCTCCTCACCGACCATCCCGAGCTGTACGAGGCCCGCTTCCCCGATCCCGGGCGGCTGGCCGGGCGCTGGGCCGAGGACTGTCTGCGGCGCCACGGGGCCGGGCCGCGCGTCCTGGACATGGGCTGCGGCACCGGGCGCGACGCGGCCCACCTGCACCACGCCGGCCGTACGGTGACCGCGGCCGACCTGTCCGAGGCGATGCTCGCGCACGCGCGTGCCCGGCACCCCGGGCCGGCGTACGTGCGGGCCGATCTGCGCGGCTTCGACCTGGGCCGGGCCGCCTTCGACGCGGTGGTGTGCCTGGACAGCTCGCTCCTGTACTGCCACACCGCCGACCAGCTCGACGGCTTCCTCTCCTCCTGCCGCCGGGCGCTGTCGGCCGGTGGGCTGCTGGTCGCGGAGATGCGCAACGGCGCCTACTTCCTGGGCCGCACCGACCTGCTCGACACCCCGGCCGTCCACGCCTTCACCTGGCAGGGCACCGCCTACCGGTCCACCACCACCCTCACCGTGGACCGCACCGCCCAGCTGCTGCGCCGTACCCGCCTCTGGACCTCCGACGACGGCGCTCCGCCGGCCGAACAGCGGTCCGCCTGGCGGCTGTTGTTCCCGCAGGAGCTGCGCCACGTCCTCACCACGCACGGCTTCGAGGTGCTCGAACTGCACGACGGGCCGGGCCCGCGCACCGAACCACCGTGGCGGGACGGCCGGTTGCCCGGCAGCACGGCGGACGCCGACCGGCTGCACGTCGTCGCCCGGCTCTCCGCCACCCGCTGA
- a CDS encoding MFS transporter — MQTWHEIRRFPFAVRLLLVNQLGVNIGFYLLIPYLATHLTENLGMSAAVVGIVLGVRNLSQQGLFLIGGSASDRLGARGVIIAGCALRTVGFALFALGDGLPVLLAASVLSGLAGALFNPAVRTYLSQESGERKAEAFALFNVFATTGALIGPLLGGALLLVDFRTSALTAAGIFAALTVVQALVLPARKAEPSGAGVLGDWREVLGNRAFLAFALAMVGMFTLENQLYLLLPAGARQSTGWDGAAGLVLLVGTLANLSLQLRITRSLTSRGDRARWIGVGLAVTGLAFLPPAVATGLGASGWLAAVPVLLAALLLHLGLMVASPFVMELIPRFGRPELTGTYFGIFYVVSGIAAAVGNAAVGWAMDAGGHDGRAWLPWACCAVFGLVSAAGVGRLRRLGALPPSPAATAPAPAGERSSA; from the coding sequence GTGCAGACGTGGCATGAGATACGCCGCTTCCCCTTCGCCGTCCGTCTCCTCCTGGTCAACCAGCTCGGCGTCAACATCGGCTTCTACCTCCTGATTCCCTACCTCGCCACCCACCTCACCGAGAACCTGGGCATGTCGGCGGCCGTCGTCGGGATCGTCCTGGGGGTCCGCAACCTCAGCCAGCAGGGCCTGTTCCTCATCGGCGGCTCCGCCTCGGACCGGCTCGGCGCACGGGGTGTGATCATCGCCGGCTGTGCGCTGCGGACCGTCGGCTTCGCGCTGTTCGCCCTCGGTGACGGACTGCCCGTGCTGCTCGCCGCCTCGGTGCTCAGCGGGCTCGCCGGGGCGCTGTTCAACCCGGCGGTGCGAACGTATCTGTCGCAGGAGTCCGGGGAGCGCAAGGCGGAGGCGTTCGCGCTGTTCAACGTCTTCGCGACGACGGGCGCCCTGATCGGGCCCCTGCTGGGCGGTGCGCTGCTGCTCGTGGACTTCCGCACGTCCGCGCTGACCGCCGCCGGGATCTTCGCGGCCCTGACCGTCGTGCAGGCCCTCGTCCTGCCCGCGCGGAAGGCCGAGCCGAGCGGCGCCGGAGTCCTCGGGGACTGGCGGGAGGTGCTCGGCAACCGTGCCTTCCTGGCGTTCGCGCTCGCCATGGTCGGCATGTTCACCCTGGAGAACCAGCTGTACCTGCTGCTGCCCGCCGGGGCCCGGCAGTCCACCGGCTGGGACGGCGCGGCCGGGCTCGTCCTCCTCGTCGGCACGCTCGCCAACCTCTCGCTCCAGCTGCGCATCACCCGATCGCTCACGTCGCGCGGGGACAGGGCGCGTTGGATCGGTGTGGGGCTCGCCGTGACGGGCCTGGCGTTCCTGCCGCCGGCCGTGGCGACCGGTCTCGGCGCCTCGGGATGGCTCGCCGCCGTGCCCGTCCTGCTCGCAGCGCTGCTCCTCCATCTCGGCCTCATGGTCGCCTCGCCGTTCGTGATGGAGCTGATCCCCCGCTTCGGACGCCCGGAACTGACCGGAACGTACTTCGGGATCTTCTACGTCGTCTCCGGCATCGCCGCGGCCGTCGGCAACGCCGCCGTCGGGTGGGCCATGGACGCCGGCGGACACGACGGCCGCGCCTGGCTGCCCTGGGCGTGCTGCGCCGTGTTCGGTCTCGTCTCGGCGGCCGGCGTCGGCCGGCTGCGCCGGCTGGGGGCCCTGCCCCCGAGCCCGGCGGCGACCGCCCCCGCTCCGGCCGGTGAGAGGAGCAGCGCATGA
- a CDS encoding dipeptide epimerase, whose protein sequence is MKVTRRTVRLALAEPLRISRSTMSARDAVWLTVEDDDGRHGHGEAVTSVYYGLDAGTLGRLFAVAAAGLGRFRDPESALEALRAGEWAAPPETAPAVTAAVGAALLDLVGKRADSPVHRLLGAPSAPVAATARTIGITSPSRAGAEARRLAASGFEMVKVKAGAPDPEEDIERVRAVRTAAPRARLLLDPNGAWTSAQAEALLPRFAELGVEAVEQPLVPGDPEALATLAERSPLPVIADEDAVGLQDVRRLAGRVHGVNVKLAKCGGVHAALRIAEAIEGSGTELMLGCLTASTLGLAPAVHLADRARWVDLDGHLLLAADPWTGIGGTDGYVRTTGLPGLGVRPRAADGVGQGGEDANGRPDGTGETRRADVA, encoded by the coding sequence GTGAAGGTCACCCGGCGCACCGTACGCCTCGCACTCGCCGAGCCGTTGCGCATCTCCCGCTCCACCATGTCCGCGCGCGACGCGGTGTGGCTGACCGTCGAGGACGACGACGGGCGGCACGGCCACGGCGAGGCCGTCACCAGCGTCTACTACGGCCTCGACGCCGGCACCCTGGGACGGCTGTTCGCGGTCGCCGCCGCCGGCCTCGGCCGCTTCCGCGATCCGGAGAGCGCGCTGGAGGCCCTGCGCGCCGGCGAGTGGGCCGCTCCCCCGGAGACCGCGCCGGCCGTGACCGCCGCCGTCGGCGCCGCACTCCTCGATCTGGTCGGCAAGCGGGCGGACAGCCCCGTCCACCGTCTGCTGGGCGCCCCGTCCGCTCCGGTGGCCGCGACCGCCCGGACCATCGGCATCACCTCGCCGTCACGCGCCGGGGCCGAGGCACGCCGACTGGCCGCGAGCGGCTTCGAGATGGTCAAGGTGAAGGCCGGTGCCCCGGACCCGGAGGAGGACATCGAACGCGTCCGGGCCGTCAGGACCGCCGCGCCCCGGGCCCGGCTGCTCCTGGACCCCAACGGCGCCTGGACGTCGGCGCAGGCCGAGGCCCTGCTGCCGCGCTTCGCGGAACTCGGGGTGGAAGCCGTCGAACAGCCCCTCGTGCCCGGCGACCCGGAGGCGCTGGCCACCCTCGCGGAGCGCTCGCCGCTGCCTGTCATCGCCGACGAGGACGCCGTGGGGCTCCAGGACGTGCGGCGGCTGGCGGGACGGGTGCACGGCGTCAACGTCAAGCTCGCCAAGTGCGGCGGCGTCCACGCGGCCCTGCGGATCGCCGAGGCGATCGAGGGCAGTGGCACCGAGCTGATGCTCGGCTGCCTCACCGCCAGCACCCTCGGTCTCGCTCCGGCCGTCCACCTCGCCGACCGGGCCCGCTGGGTGGACCTCGACGGACACCTCCTGCTCGCCGCCGACCCCTGGACCGGGATCGGCGGCACCGACGGGTACGTACGCACGACCGGGCTGCCGGGGCTGGGAGTTCGCCCCCGCGCGGCGGACGGGGTCGGCCAAGGCGGCGAAGACGCGAACGGACGACCCGACGGAACGGGGGAGACACGCCGTGCAGACGTGGCATGA